ATCGATTGTATTTACTGAtgctgtattctctctctctctctctctctctctctctctctctcttttctctatccccCCGTATCACCTCTCTCCTTGTaccacctctctctttatccccttgtatcacctctctctctctctctctctcctctctatccccttGTATATCTTTATCCCctttgtatcctctctctctctctcgctttctttctctctcatctctatcacctctctctctctctcctctctatccctttgtatcacttctctctcctctctatccccttgtatcacctctctctctcctctctatccctttgtatcacctctctctctcctctctatccccttgtatcacctctctctctctatctccttgtatcacctctctctttatccccttgtatcacctctctctctctatctccttgtatcacctctctctttatccccttgtatcacctctctctctctatctccttgtatcacctctctctctatccccttgtatcacctctctctctctatctccttgtatcacctctctctcttatccccttgtatcacctctctctctatctccttgtatcacctctctctctctccctgtatcacctctccctctctctctctcctctctatctccttgtatcacctctctctctctctctcctatccccatgtatcatttctctctctctctctctctctctctctctcagccattgACCCAAAGAGCCTACAGGTGGGTAAAGACTTTGACATAGCTGTATGTTTATTAATAAATACAACTGTGTGCTTCTCAGCTGTCGTGTTGGCGATCACCCGTGCGGCGCACGTGCTGTTCGGGTGAGGTGTGGTGCACGTGCGCTCTTAAATAAACGCGCGatgacctctgtctctctgtctgtctgtccttgcacGTGCAGTATGGATTGTGGTTTTGGtttgtgtttctttatttctctgttctctcctcccctcttactGTTCTCTTACCTCGTCCATACAGTGAatgacctggtgtgtgtgtgtgtgtgtgtgtgtcgctgcttGCATGTGGGTGTTGTGAGTGCACGTGAAATTAGCTTTCTAGCGTCAGCGCGCGCACacccagagcacacacacacacacacacacacacacacacaacaccatacgcgcacactcacacacacaaacatcatcatcatcatcatcatcattatcatcatcatcatcatttacatcatAAGTATGTGTCGTGAGACAGTGTAGCTTGACaagtctccctccccccacccccacccccacctcacctccaccacctatccccccccactctccccattaCAACCCCCCCAACCTCAATCCCCTCTGTGCCCAacaccacccttctccctcctccccttccacaccaccccactaAACAAGTGCGCAGTGTGAAGGGACATGGCTTGCCTGTCACTTCCTGCTTGACAGAGACGCACAGTCCAACACAGGACCAGTTATGTCCTTCATGTTTTTAGCCCTCTACTCCGATGGTGAcagtaagggggaaaaaagggggggaggggggtaggaaggaagggggggatcagggggtgggggggtggtggtggtcaggtgacgagaggggatttttttttgggggggggatgagggagggtagttgggggtgggagggagtgaggaaggatgCCTGCTCTTTCCCTCCGAGcttgtgtgtggcttttttttttttcttttctctccccccccccccccccaaccccccactgaAGGTCACTTGGTGTCGGCGCCCCCGGAAAACGGtgtgagagagatgaacagatagagagagaagagggcgggggggggggggggggggggcagagagaacggagagaggaagagagagagagaattgatagaaattagaaagaaaaaaaaaaaagagactgacgTAATCCGTAACTTGTTCAGCAGTAAACAAGTGCCCATTGCATGGGgagtgcctgtctgcctgccactCAGTGAAGGCCAcagaaatgaaaatggaaaaatACGTCGTCTTCgcctcttgctgctgctgctggtgttgttattCACTTGTGTATGCGCTCCATTCATTTTAGCGCGTTTATTTGATTCGTTATTGATAgcgctttgtttatttgtttatgtgaaGTCGTGTGGTTTAGGTTCACATGGGGATCTTTCGATGAATCGAGTTCAAAGGGATTTACCTGGCCCATAACAATAACTTTGGGATGATCATTTCCACAGGAAAAAGGGGGGGCAGGTTCAGTGAAAGTTTATGAAGCGTTGAAAGCCAGCCAGAGGAATTCGATGGAGCGAGTGCTGTCTCTCGCTGATGCACTGAGGTTACCAACATGTCGCCGGTCACGATTTCACACGGTTCGTGAAGCCGGCAGACTGAACAACGTCGTGAACGCAACGTGGGCCACGTCAACATAGTCGAGTAATAGTGGTATCCAAGACGTAACTTAACCAGCAATGCACAGCAGTTTCAAGTGCAGGCGTACATTTGACAAAATTGATATAACTGGTGGACGTTCACATCATCGTAACCGACGAATGCGCCGTTAATCATTTCCTTgtaagtatttatttatttgttcgtttatttgagAACTTTCAACAGTTGTGTAGATGCACTAGAACAAAGTGAAAGTGCAGCTATAAACCGAGATGGGTTCAGTAAACGCTTCCTAaactatttatttagttatttattcatttatttatttcagaaCTTACAACAATTATGTAAGTGCACTATGACAAAGTGATAGTTCATAACTCTATAAACCGAGATACGTTCAGTAAACGCCGGCTTCCTAGATGTATTATTGATCAGATGATGATTATAAAAGAATTATATGGATGGCGCGTCGATTGTGCTTGCTGACCTGCAGACTGCTGTTGGTTGATTGCATGAGACTGAGCTCAGCAGCTGAAACTTGTGAACTGGGGAGAGGACTTTAGATTAAATTCCTAGTGCGTGGAACAGGGTAACATTTCGGCTTCAGTCAGTCCTGTTTTTCGCCGCCTCGCTTTTTGAGACGTTTTTGGTTGTATCGCTTTCCGCTGCCTCttgtctgaatgtctctctctccctcctctctctctctctctctctctctctctctctctctctctgtccctttctctcttttcgagTTAGAATAGTGGGAAGAGAGGGAGCGGGTGTTTAGATGCTTGTAATGAGAGTGGGTTGATACAGATTAATTTCTCAATgattaatgcgcgcgcgcgcgcgcacacacacacacacacacacacacacacacactctctctctctctctctctctctctctctctctctcacacacacacacacacacacacagctagatgTGTATACATGCCAGGCTGGccagactgggacagagaggaTTACAGGATTATGGcagctctcacacacaccttgcacTGTGCTCTCTGTGCACTGCTCGGAGATTTCATTTTAGGTTTTTTCACTCTCACTGCTGGCAGTCGGCGTCGACACGTAGCTGTTTGTTTGACACGACACTCTGTAAAGGTCAGAGACAtgggtggtttggtgtgtgtgtacgcgtgtctgtgtgtgtgtgtgtgtatgtgtgtgtgtacgcgtgtctgtgtgtgtgtgtgtgtacgcgcgtgtgtgtgtgtatgagagagagttcTAAGTTTCTTTGCGTCTTTCCACGTTAAGTGATATTGGAGAACATGTGTATAAGTTTGGATGGTTGTtgtacatatgtctgtgtgtgtgtgtgtgtgtgtgtgtgtacgagagagagagagacggagagagagagagtgtgtgtgttctaagtCTCTTTGCGTCTTTCCACGTTAAGTGATATTGGAGAACATGTGTTTTAGTATGGATGGATGTtatatttgtacatgtgtgtgtgtgtgagtgcacgttttttgttgttgttttttgtttttgtgtgtgtgtgtttttttgggtttttttttttcttttttgctgtacATTCGCGAACTTTTGATTATTTCCCATCTTTCATTTGCTTTAGTTTTAGTCAGAGAATCccgttgtagtggtggtggtggggttgttgtggtggttgttttcatGTGGTGTCAAATTGTATTCGGGGGCGTGACGTTATTTTATCATCTTTGGAGAGTGTTCAGTTTCAGACTGTCTGTGCAGATTTAGCCTCGATCCCAcgatcccccacaccccaaccgcctcaaaaacaacaacaaaaagtcttcATCAGAAACCGTCTGTGTCGGTCCTGTCAACCGCCTATCTTCATcagtctttgcctgtctgtgtgtatatatatatatatatatatatatatatatatatatatatatatatatatatatcgccccccctctctctctctctctctctctctctctctctctctctctctctctctccctctctctcaatcacacgcaaacacattctctctcacacacattctctctcactctctctccatctataaatctaacatacacacatcccctatacgcacacacactctctctctctctctctctctctctctctctctctctctctctcatctccccctctcagtctgtctctctcttttgttttgtttttagtctctctttctcccctttccattaaattaTGTGCTagtgtaactgatgtagattagcaaggacagattggaagaatgggccatgcctaaaatcttaatccttgaataaaaaacgttctgagttctctcatatctctccctctctgtctctgtatctcgctcatacacattctctctctctctctctctctctctctctctctctcacacattctctctctctcacacacacacacacacacacacacacacacacacacacacacacacacacaaacacacacacacacacacacacacacacacacacacacacacacacacacacacacacacacacacacacacagagaacacacacacacacacacacacacacgcacacacacacaaacagcaaaacacaatacacacacacacacacacacacacacacacacgcaacacacacacagagtacaccacacacacacacacacacacacaacacacacaacacaacacaacacaacacacacacacacacacacacacacacacacacacacacacacacacacacacacacgcacgcacgcacgcaacacacacacacgcaacacacaaagagcacacacacacacacacacacacacacacacacacacacacacacacacacacacacacactgcatgcaccaGTTTGTGAAAACAGGCCACGAATCGGACGAGGCCATAGTTGTGACGTCACGAGGAGGGGTGACCGTCGCAACATGCCCCCGCCCCCCGTTGAACCAGCTCCGAAAAAGCCTGCACACATTTTTAGCCAGCACCAGCTGTTGACAGCAGTGGCTGAAAAGTTCGTGCTTTGTTTGTATTTCCAGTGGTACaagtgaaggggagggagtgtggggaggggacggttgggggtggggtgatggggggggcgGGTCGGAGAGTGCTTTCTTCTACTACGGTTACATGATCGAAGAAAAAGGTGGAAAATGAGAAATACTGAAACTTACATTAAAGAATACAAATGGAACTAAAAAATAAAGAATACGtgaaaatgaaaatttaaaaatcaCGTTTTAGTCAGTTCTCCGAACTCTTCTGTTTCACCTGGGCTGGTTTGCACGATCTGTCTAAGCAGTGTTAAAGTTGCTTAGTGATTAAGATTGCTCTTACGTTTACGCGAGTTTCAAAGGCGAGGACGTTCTTAGGCTGTTGAGAACGCTTTGCCAGGATTGTCCtttatggttggttggttgttgttttgttaagtcACATAattatacttttttgtgtgttgcaaGAACTGTGTTTCCCGAGGGAATTTTGTTTCACCTTCGTATCGACGTTGTTGCTTTCCCACGTGCAAGACgaattagtggtgtgtgtgtgtgtgtgtgtgtggtgtgtgtgtgtgtgtggtgtgtgtgtgtgtggtgtgtgtgtgtgtgtgtgtgtgtgtgtgtgtgtgtgtggtgtgtgtgtgtgtggtgtgtgtgtgtgtgtgtgtgtgtggtgtgtgtgtgtgtgtggtgtgtgtgtgtgtggtgtgtgtggtgtgtgtgtgtgtgtgtgtgtgtggtgtgtgtgtggtgtgtgtgtgtgtggtgtgtgtgtgtgtgtgtgtgtgtgtgtgtatgtgtgtggtgtgtgtgtgtgtgtgtgtgtgtgtgtgtgtgtgtgtggtgtgtgtgtgtgtgtgtggtgtgtgtgtgcgcgcgcgcgcaagcatggTTAAACAGAAATAAAGTTGTGAGGCTACTCATTGAGGGAAGACCAAAATTGGCGAAAGAATGACAACGGTTTTTAGAGCGAAGGTTTGGCAGTTTGAAAAAGAGAACGATCGAAAGGCGTGTGTACCTCGTCAGATGGCATTTCGTTTGAGGTGTTCAAAGTGGTGGCTGAAGATACGGTTGACTGTAtcactctctcttccattcctgtctgtctgtctgtctgtctctctctctctctctctctctctctgatgtgacATTTGGCAAAAGGAGCTTCCAGTCAGAGTGACCTGCCCTTGTCAGCGGTCCCATGACAAAAACCATATTCCGcttacctcccacccaccaccattcctccccctctctgtttaccctctctctccctctctttctttctttctttctttctttctttctctttctctctttctccccctctcttcaacacactctctctctgtgaacgttTTTATTTatgatacactttttttctttttttcttttttctttttttctagtcctcttgtttttcttcttcttttcttttttttttaataagaatttTTGACTTGACAAGATCTCTATACAACCCCAAACGATGAAGTGATGGCAGCAGCTgtgaggtccacacacacacacacacacacacacacacacacacactgtcggtgattggaagagagagagagggagggggaggggtgggggtaggggagtgaaTCACGGACTTACCTAGAAGTATTTAAAAGGCAGTGGGATTGATTGGCGTGGATGGTATTGACTTGGCTGGAGCGCATCGACGTTGTTGTGTTATTttggcagttgttttttgtttttgttttgttgctgtcttgGTTCATGTCATGAAGTGAAGGCGGAAGAGTAACCAaccacatgcgtgcgcgcgcgcggacacactcacatacgaacgcacgcacacacacacacacacacacacacacacacacacacacacacacacacacacacacacacacacacaggcacgagttctgtttgtgtgtgtgtgcgtaattttTGTATACACCGAATTGTACTCATCATATTTTGGAGACTGATGCTTtgttttctactttttcttctgcttcagaTACATTATGTTCATTTCGGAGCTGATTTAAAAAGTCTTGATTGAGCACTGTACAGACttatgatttctctgtgtgtctgcctctctgtctgtctgcttatgtcAGTCTTATCTGTgtgattgccccccccccaccccctcaccccctctcgctctctctctctccctcatcagcccctctctccatcctctctctctctcacccccacaccccctctctctctcacccccacaccccctctctctctctgtccatctccacATACTTGTCTCAgtcattttctctccccctcgtcGTACCTGTCACTTCCTTTTAGCAGTTCGGGAGTTTCatcggtttttggttttttgtttgtttgtttctttttgttttttcaaaagtgGGGTTCCCTTGACTTGACCTCAAGGTATCTGTCCACGTTGATGTGTTGCAGCGTGACGAGCGTGAAGACTCGGGATGATCTGTACGGCACGGGGGgctcagggtcagggtcagggtcaggtcgCCGCTCCTCCCAGCAGTCCACGGGCTCCGGCTCGGGCTCCGGGTCGCAGGCGGGCGCCGCCGAGTCGCCGCGCTCCACGCCCAAGCTAGCGTCGCAGCAGAGCCTGGGCTCCACCCCGCGCGGCGTGTCCCGACAGCGCTCCTTCAAGAACGTCAGCGAGGACGTCATCAAGCGCTGCCGGGCCCAGCAGTCGGCCAGCTACCAGCTGTCCCAGGACCTCCATGACAAGCAGGTCAGTCAGTGTGGGGCTGTGGgctggttcgtgtgtgtgtgtgtgtgtgtgtgtgtgtgatttttgtacaCACCGCATTGCACTTACGACGGCCATGATTATTTTGGAGACTGATGCTGTCAGTGGGGTCGtggtctgttgggtttttttgtttgttgttgtttttgttgttgttgttttgttttgttttttgtttgttttttgttgttgttgtttttttgtcttggtcTGAATTTCATCAGGGTGATAATTATATGGTTGGCGGGGTTGGttcgggagggaggggaaggtgatgttgggagggtggggaggagtggggggggggggctggttttATTCTTGGTCTGAATTTCATGGTGATCGGGGGGTGGTGTATGGTTGGCGGGGTTGGTTCggaggtgggtggagtgggggtcaTTGGGGCGCTGGTTTGAGTCTGAATTTCATGGTGATCAGGTGATGTGTGGTTGGTTGGCGgggttgttgcttgttttgttgccaCTGTTTTGCTGTTGGAAGTGTTTTTTTCTGAGTGAGTGAAGCAGTCATttgatatatttattattattattattacatctgtGATGTTTTTGGTCTTGtaatggtcttgtgtgtgtgtgttgttatctctttccctccctctctctcagtctctgactctgtcgctatgtctctcactctgtctctctgtcaccctgtctctctctctctcaatatctttctctctctctcttgcttttctcTCATTGTCTAGTCCCATTATTTTTCACCTTGCCCTACCACCAAcgccccatcctccctcccccaccccaaccccaaccccaaccctacaCCCCCTTTTGGCTTTGGGAATTCCCAATTCCTGCCCCGCCACCTCCGTCACCCCTCCCCAGTATATTTGTATCAGGGATTTGTGTCAGCGTGTTTATTGGTCTTTGATGAGAGCGAGGACCGACTGAGTGCAGACTGGTTATGAGTCGGGAGATCACAGAGCCTTGTGGTGATGGTCTGAGATCACAGAGCCTTGTGGTGATGACCTGCGATCACAGAGCCTTGTGGTGATGACCTGCGATCACAGAGCCTTGTGGTGATGGTCAGAGATCATAGAGTCATGTGGTGATGGTCTGAGATCACAGAGCCTTGTGGTGATGACCTGAGATCACAGAGCCTTGTGGTGATGACCCTAGATCACAGAGCCTTGTGGTGATGGCCTGAGATCACAGAGCCTTGTGGTGATGGTCTGAGATCACAGAGCCTTGTGGTGATGGCCTGAGATCACAGAGCCTTGTGGTGATGACCTGAGATCACAGAGCCTTGTGGTGATGGTCTGAGATCACAGAGCCTTGTGGTGATGACCTGAGATCACAGAGCCTTGTGGTGATGGTCAGAGATCACAGAGTCTTGTGGTGATGGCCTGAGATCACAGAGTCTTGTGGTGATGACCTGAGATCACAGAGCCTTGTGGTGAGGTCACAGAGCCTTGTGGTGATGGTCTGAGATCACAGAGCCTTGTGGAGATGGTCTGAGATTACAGAGCCTTGTGGTGAGATCACAGAGCCTTGTGGTGATGGCCTGAGATCACAGAGCCTTGTGGTGATGACCTGAGATCACAGAGCCTTGTGGTGATGGCCTGAGATCACAGAGCCTTGTGGTGATGACCCTAGATCACAGAGCCTTGTGGCGATGACCTGAGATCACAGAGCCTTGTGGTGATGGTCTGAGATCACAGAGCCTTGTGGTGATGGTCAGAGATCACAGAGCCTTGTGGTGATGGTCTGAGATCACAGAGCCTTGTGGAGATGGTCTGAGATCACAGAGCCTTGTGGAGATGGTCTGAGATCACAGAGCCTTGTGGTGATGGTCTGAGATCACAGAGCCTTGTGGTGATGGCCTGAGATCACAGAGCCTTGTGGTGATGGCCTGAGATCACAGAGCCTTGTGGTGATGGCCTGAGATCACAGAGTCTTGTGGTGATGACCTGAGATCACAGAGCCTTGTGGAGATGGTCTGAGATCACAGAGTCTTGTGGTGATGGCCTGAGATCACAGAGCCTTGTGGTGATGGCCTGAGATCACAGAGCCTTGTGGTGATAGCCTGAGATCACAGTCTTGTGGTGAGATCACAGAGTCTTGTGGTGATGGCCTGAGATCACAGAGTCTTGTGGTGATGGCCTGAGATCACAGAGTCTTGTGGTGATGGCCTGAGATCACAGAGTCTTGTGGTGATGACCTGAGATCACAGAGCCTTGTGGTGATGGCCTGAGATCACAGAGCCTTGTGGTGATGGCCTGAGATCACAGAGTCTTGTGGTGATGACCTGAGATCACAGAGCCTTGTGGTGATGACCTGAGATCATAGAGCCTTGTGGTGATGACCTGAGATCATAGAGCCTTGTGGTGATGACCTGAGATCACAGAGCCTTGTGGTGATGGCCTGAGATCACAGAGCCTCGTGGTGATGGCCTATCTCCTGTGGAAGGAAGtcagcaggggtgggggtggggagcgttTGTTTAGGCAGCTCTTTCCCTGTAACccgcttgtttttgtttggttgttcgcGTTTGTCATCCGGCGGCGTTTctgcttactctgtgtgtgtgtgtgtgtgtgtgtgtgtgtgtgtgtgtgtgtgtgtgtatttgtatttgtatttctttttatcacaacagatttctctgtgtgaaatttgggctgctctccccagggagagcgcgtagctacactacagcaccacgctttttttgtgtgtatttttcctgcatgcagttttatttgtttttcctatcgaagtggattttttctacagaatattgccaggagcaaccctttctgttgtcgtgggttcttttacgtgtgctaagtgcatgctgcacacgggaccacggtttatcatctcatccgaatgactagcgtccagaccaccactcaaggtctagtggagggggagaaaatattggcagctgagccgtgatttgaaccagcgcgctcagaatctcatgcttcctaggcggacgcgttacctcaaggtcatcaccaccacattgtgtgtgtgtgtgcgcgtgcatatgcgTGTTTGGATCTATGTACTGCACACCATCATGGTGAATATCATTAGATGCAAACAAATTTCAGAAAGATTTATTTGAGCTGTATCAAAACTGTGCTGCATAGGGGcatcaggggggagggagggagtatatACTAACTGTTTGTAGCAGGATAAGGGAACTGTATGCATGCTGTGAAAATGGCTCAggttatgttgtgtgtgctgggtgggagttctttctgtgtgtgtgtgtgtgtgtgtgtacatatgcttgTGCATTtgttcgtgcatgcatgcatgcatgtgtgggtgtgtgaatggtgAGGCATATTTTGTGCTCTTTTGATGTGATAAAtcatttgtgttgttttgtattttcagtctgtattgttgtttttgtggcataaatatatttgttttttcccttgtATGTCTTGATGTCTCTTGTGTTTTtaagatatttatatatatgttgcttttgtgCCATGTAAGTACTGTATgataatagtcatcatcatcatcattattactatcgttgttatcatcttcatctccatcatcattattattgttgttattattaatatcattaaggttgggttttttgtttgctacAGTCATTAttacagttatcatcatcattattatcatcattaacaaggTGATCaccctcatcattattattctcattaaCAAGATTATCACCCTCATTATTGATATCACTAACAAGATTATCACCCTCCTCATTATTAATATCACTAACAAGATTATGACCCTCCTCATTATTAATATCAATAACAAGATTATCATTTTGACACCCCCCGCCAGGTGGAGATGCTGGAGCGGAAGTACGGGGGCTCCCTGCGTGCCCGCCGTGCGGCCCGCACCATCCAGCGCGCCTACCGCCACTACTGCATGAACCGCAACTTCCAGAAGCTACGCCACTCGGTTGGGGAGCGCCGCCTGTCCAAGCGCCTGTCGGAGCTGGGCCGCAGCAACACCATCTGGACCGACCGCATCAACGTGGACGACAACGGCAACTTCCATCCACTGTACGGCCAGGGTGGCAGCAGCGAGAGCCCCGGCCTGGCCCACAAGGACTTCGCCACGGACCTCCGCAAGATGGTCGGGGACTATGACCCTCCGGGCTCCCGCTACGGCGGTGACCACCGCTTCTACCAGCAGATGACTTTTGACCAGGGCGTGAAGATGGACCctcgctatcaccaccaccaccaccaccaccaccagcgccagGTGGGGGGGTCGTCGCCCTCGAGGCGGCGTCTGGAGCGCTCCCCCCACCACGTGGAGGGCATggagggtggtggcggtgtgAAGGTGAAGAGTGAACTGGCTCCCTcggagaccaacaacaacaggaactccTACCCTGAGCAGAACACGGAGGGGGGCGGTGTGGTTGGCGGCagcggggaggaggaaggggaaggcggTGAGGGGGGCCACCAGGCcggggttgtgtggggggaggagggtggcagcGTGGACCCGCACAGCGTGGACTTTGAGACGCTGCTGGAGAGCAAGGAGACGGACATCCTGACGGACAGCTTCCACAGCGAGGGCAGCACCCAGGACGTCACTGCCTCCgccctcctctcccaccaccaccgccccgcctcctcctccgcgGACTACACCTCCTTCCCGGCTCCAGGCAGCGGTGGTATGGCcgcacccccatcctcctcctcttccccctatgACACGTACCAGCGGGGGCTGCCCGTGGAGGGGGGCTCTCACcaccccctctaccaccaccagcaccaccaccctcctgGTTTCCACCCCTCACACAGCGAGCCTCAGATCCGGGTGGACCCTGCCTCCCCACGTGGGGAGTGTCCCTACGAGTCCTTGTCGCCCCTGCCGCAGGACCAGGTGGTCAAGTTCTACATGAACACACGGGTCAAGCTGCGCACCCGCAAACCCGGGGACCCCGCCCCGCTGGCCTCGGAGGGGGGCGGCGTGGTGAAGCAGAAGACGATgcccccctccgcctccacctccacctcccgccccccggACACCTCCCCCATCTGGAAGCGGAAAGGGGCGGGGGTTagcggtggtgtgggtgtggggggcgcggTGGTGCTCAACGGGTCACTGTCAGCGgcggtgaagggtggtgggggcgggggtgaggtgaAGCGCATGAGCAACATCTCGGAGACGAGTGAGCCGGACAGCATCGACGGGCAGTGCTCGAGCTCGCCCAGCTCGGAGAACATGAGTGTGGAGAACATCAGCCTGATTAGCGAGGACAGCGTGGGCTACCACAACAAGCTGCGCATGAGCATCACGCCCGACCAGCAGGATGTGGTCAGCGCCGAGAGTGCCAGCATGCTGAGCATGGACAGCATCAGCTATGGCCGCAAGCTGCTCaagggggctggggctggggggacAGCAGCTGCCACTGCTGCCGGTGCTGCTGTTGACCGCCAGGGTGGTTCCGGCACCGGTGTCGGTGCTCTGCGCATGAATGAGAAGCAGAGGAAGCGGCTGTACCGCATCGGCCTCAACCTGTTCAACAAGTGagtgccgtctgtgtg
This genomic interval from Babylonia areolata isolate BAREFJ2019XMU chromosome 8, ASM4173473v1, whole genome shotgun sequence contains the following:
- the LOC143284806 gene encoding uncharacterized protein LOC143284806 isoform X1; translated protein: MGDENSIDDLRKKLSEKDLLIHEQEERIRNLEAELGKVKQEREELLRKLSQNDGTGVTSVKTRDDLYGTGGSGSGSGSGRRSSQQSTGSGSGSGSQAGAAESPRSTPKLASQQSLGSTPRGVSRQRSFKNVSEDVIKRCRAQQSASYQLSQDLHDKQVEMLERKYGGSLRARRAARTIQRAYRHYCMNRNFQKLRHSVGERRLSKRLSELGRSNTIWTDRINVDDNGNFHPLYGQGGSSESPGLAHKDFATDLRKMVGDYDPPGSRYGGDHRFYQQMTFDQGVKMDPRYHHHHHHHHQRQVGGSSPSRRRLERSPHHVEGMEGGGGVKVKSELAPSETNNNRNSYPEQNTEGGGVVGGSGEEEGEGGEGGHQAGVVWGEEGGSVDPHSVDFETLLESKETDILTDSFHSEGSTQDVTASALLSHHHRPASSSADYTSFPAPGSGGMAAPPSSSSSPYDTYQRGLPVEGGSHHPLYHHQHHHPPGFHPSHSEPQIRVDPASPRGECPYESLSPLPQDQVVKFYMNTRVKLRTRKPGDPAPLASEGGGVVKQKTMPPSASTSTSRPPDTSPIWKRKGAGVSGGVGVGGAVVLNGSLSAAVKGGGGGGEVKRMSNISETSEPDSIDGQCSSSPSSENMSVENISLISEDSVGYHNKLRMSITPDQQDVVSAESASMLSMDSISYGRKLLKGAGAGGTAAATAAGAAVDRQGGSGTGVGALRMNEKQRKRLYRIGLNLFNKKPEKGLDFLVQQGFVEGSPRSVALFFINRKGISKQMIGEFLGDLQNPFSMEVLHFFTKEIDVAGLQIDMALRKFQCYFRMPGEAQKIERLMEAFADHYCRCNPDQVKNFKSNDTVFLLAFAIIMLNTDLHNSSIKPEKKMKLDDFVKNLRGIDDGEDLDPDLLTGIYERIKQQEFKPGVDNVTQVMKMEQTFVGKKPQLALPHRRLVCYCRLYEVHDPNKKEKPGLHQREVFLLNDLLLVMKIFSRKKTGLTYNFKSSFPLCGMEIYLFETQHYKYGIQLTNNLDGKTLITFNARNDHDRQKFVEDLKESILETNGMEHLRIEEEMQRHGTAHSARDRHYANDDSHVHMYEVAKPPAPPRGGRQLSAECAVGLEKSPLSSSFTDLCADPGMKRGNSGASLDSGVVSGSVGSSGSRDDNLGASAALPGPPPVPSRPQAPSTSSPHHPDQVGKPRPPVVMHPGLPDGTEV